In Bradyrhizobium sp. 195, the sequence CGATCTGGTCCCAGTCCGAACATTCATAGGCCGTACCGGGCCAGGGATTGAACGGGATCAGATTGATCTTGGCGTGAACGCCCTTGAGCAGCTTCACCAGCAGTTTTGCATCGTCGAGCGAGTCGTTGACACCCTTGAGCATCACATATTCGAAGGTGATGCGCCGCGCATTGGAGGCGCCGGGATAATCGCGGCAGGCCTGCAGCAGCTCCTTGATCGGATATTTGCGGTTGAGCGGCACCAGCTCGTTGCGCAATTCGTCGCGCACCGCATGCAGCGAGATCGCGAGCATGACGCCGATCTCGTCGCCGGCGCGCACGATGTTCGGCACCACGCCCGAGGTCGACAGCGTAATGCGGCGACGGGAGATGCCGATGCCTTCATTGTCGCCGACGATCAGAAGCGCATCGCGCACCGCGTCGAAATTGTAGAGCGGCTCGCCCATGCCCATCATCACGATGTTGGTGACGCGGCGCGTGCCGTCCTCGCGATCGGCCCAGTCATTCAGGCGATCGCGTGCGACCATCACCTGCCCCACGATCTCGCCGGCGGTGAGATTGCGTACGAGGCGCTGCGTGCCGGTGTGGCAGAACGAGCAGTTCAGCGTGCAGCCGACTTGGGAGGAGACGCACAGCGTGCCGCGATCGGTCTCGGGGATGTAGACGCACTCGACCTCGTGAGCGCGCTCGACATTGTCGCCGCTCGGCAGCCGCAGCAGCCATTTGCGGGTGCCGTCGTTCGAGATCTGCTCGGCGACGACCTCGGGCCGGTCGACCGTGAAGTGCTGCGCGAGCTCGGCGCGAATGCCCTTCGAGATTGAGGTCATGTCGTCAAAACTCTGGGCGCCCCGGAAATAGAGCCAGTGCCACAGCTGCTGCACCCGCATCTTGCGCTGCGCCGGAGCGACGCCGATCTCGCCGAGGCGATCGGCAAGCTCGGTGCGCGACAGACCGATCAGCGACGGCTTTGCCGGCGGCACATAGGTTTCGAGTGGGGTCTTCTCCACCAGGATTGCGTTATGCGGCTCGGTCGTCGGTTGCATTGAATGGACCTGATCAGGTGGTCGTTCCGGGGCAATGCGGAGCATCGAACCCGGAACCTCGAGATTCCGGGTCTGGTCCTTCGGACCATCCCGGAATGACGGAAAACTTGGAACCGGCCCTATATAGCAACCAGAACCGGCGATTGCGACCTTATCGCCCGCAGCCTTAACGCCTGCAATCCTGGGAAATCCGGTCCAGCGCCTGGGCAAGGCCCTTCAGCGAGAACGTGTCGGTCGTCTCGGTGCCCTTGGCCGAGACGCCCTTGACCACCAGCTCGGCGGATTTGCGCATGGCCTCGACCATCCGCTCCTCCTCGGCCGCGTTCTTGATCCAGAGGCCGTCGCCCTGCGTGTACATGGCGAAGGCGGCGCCGCCGACCTCGACCGAGGATTCCGAGCCCGGCTTCAGCGCGTAGCCGATCATGACCGAGACTTCGTTGTTCACCTTCTCGGCCGGACGGGTCGAGACGAAGGCATAGGCGGGATCGCGCGGCCGATTCGGCGGATTGGTCTTCGACGACGATGGCTTGGCCAGCGCGAAGCAGACCTTCTTGCCGTTGGGCGTCGCCGAATAGGCGCCCCAGGTGCCGAACTGGCCGATCAGCGTCGGCTCTGCGCCACCCGCAACTGCCGCGGGCGGGGCTGCCGGCTTGCTCTCGGGCTTTGCAGCCGACTTCGCCGCTGCAGGGGCCGCTGGCGCAGCCGCTTTTGGAGCAGCTTTGGGCGCCGGTTGCGCCGTCTGCGCCCGCGCGGAATCGGCGATACCCCCGGCCGCCACGCCAGTCATCAAAGCTAAAATCAGCACCCGCCACATGCTGGAGTGGTTCCCTCAATATTGTGACTGGAAGATGGCCCGGCCGCGCGTTGTCCCCGTGGCAGGGATAGCGGGGAAAGTCCAATTTGGGAAGGCAGTTAGCGGTATCAGCCTTTGGATCGTGCGGCACGCTGCTCGGCCCATTGCGCATCGGTCCAGCCGAGCAAATCCTCGGCGCCGGAACTGCGCAAATGTGCGCCACCGTCGATGACGACCATCTCGCCATTGATGTAGCCGGCGCGATCCGAGACCAGGAAGCTGGCGAGATCGGCAAGCTCGCTGTGCTCGCCCGTACGTCCAAGCGGATTGCGCGCGGCCCAGCCATCGTCACGGCCTTCGGGACGGAGCTGCCCCGACGCGCCCGCGGTCGGGAACGGACCCGGCGCGATGGCGACGGTGCGGATGCCTTTCGGCCCCCATTCCACCGCAAGACTTTTGGTCATCGCCAGCAGCGCCGATTTCGCCATCGCAGACGGCACGGTGAAGGCTCGGCCGGTGATGGTCGAGGTCGAGAGGATCGAGAGCACGACGCCGCCATGCTTGTCCTCGATCCAACGCCTGCCGGCGGCGAGTGTGCAATACATCGCGCCATGCAGCGTCGGCGCCAGGATCGCATCGGCCGCTCGGAACGACAGATGCTCGCTCTGGGCGATGAAGGTCGCGGCAGCGTTGTTGACGAGGATATCGAGCGGCGCCTCACGCCAGATCGCGTCCATCATCGCCTCGACGGCCGCACCGTCGCGAATATCGCAGGCGATGGTGGTGACCTTGCCGCCGGTCTCCTCGCGCATCTCACCCGCGGTCGCTTCCAGCCGATCGAGCTTGCGACCACAGATGACGAGCTCGGCGCCGAGCGTGAGGAAGCGACGCCCCATCGCCGCGCCAAGCCCCGATCCGCCGCCGGTGACGAGAATGCGCTTGTTCCTGAGCAGGCTTGTTTCAAACATCGTTTGAATCCTCGATATCTCACACTCCGTCATTGCGAGCGCAGCGAAGCAATCCAGAGACCGTGCGGCGGAAATAATCTGGATTGCTTCGTTGCGCTCGCAATGACGAGGATAGGCCCTCGAGCCGTCTTAGACAAAGAATCCGGATTGTCGGGCCGCACTAAATCCGGC encodes:
- a CDS encoding SDR family oxidoreductase; translation: MFETSLLRNKRILVTGGGSGLGAAMGRRFLTLGAELVICGRKLDRLEATAGEMREETGGKVTTIACDIRDGAAVEAMMDAIWREAPLDILVNNAAATFIAQSEHLSFRAADAILAPTLHGAMYCTLAAGRRWIEDKHGGVVLSILSTSTITGRAFTVPSAMAKSALLAMTKSLAVEWGPKGIRTVAIAPGPFPTAGASGQLRPEGRDDGWAARNPLGRTGEHSELADLASFLVSDRAGYINGEMVVIDGGAHLRSSGAEDLLGWTDAQWAEQRAARSKG
- the rlmN gene encoding 23S rRNA (adenine(2503)-C(2))-methyltransferase RlmN — translated: MQPTTEPHNAILVEKTPLETYVPPAKPSLIGLSRTELADRLGEIGVAPAQRKMRVQQLWHWLYFRGAQSFDDMTSISKGIRAELAQHFTVDRPEVVAEQISNDGTRKWLLRLPSGDNVERAHEVECVYIPETDRGTLCVSSQVGCTLNCSFCHTGTQRLVRNLTAGEIVGQVMVARDRLNDWADREDGTRRVTNIVMMGMGEPLYNFDAVRDALLIVGDNEGIGISRRRITLSTSGVVPNIVRAGDEIGVMLAISLHAVRDELRNELVPLNRKYPIKELLQACRDYPGASNARRITFEYVMLKGVNDSLDDAKLLVKLLKGVHAKINLIPFNPWPGTAYECSDWDQIEKFSEYIFNAGYSSPVRTPRGRDILAACGQLKSETEKLSARERQTLRAMAMTD
- a CDS encoding invasion associated locus B family protein, with the protein product MWRVLILALMTGVAAGGIADSARAQTAQPAPKAAPKAAAPAAPAAAKSAAKPESKPAAPPAAVAGGAEPTLIGQFGTWGAYSATPNGKKVCFALAKPSSSKTNPPNRPRDPAYAFVSTRPAEKVNNEVSVMIGYALKPGSESSVEVGGAAFAMYTQGDGLWIKNAAEEERMVEAMRKSAELVVKGVSAKGTETTDTFSLKGLAQALDRISQDCRR